The Kluyveromyces lactis strain NRRL Y-1140 chromosome B complete sequence genome contains a region encoding:
- the RPN9 gene encoding proteasome regulatory particle lid subunit RPN9 (similar to uniprot|Q04062 Saccharomyces cerevisiae YDR427W), whose protein sequence is MTHEIDTILSTLKQEVNSELAPLFDDFEDLYERKLWHQLTEKLAIFFHDSKSESFRLRLYTQFVSKFIDKINQLNVVEFLLQALQENDDTEESLQYLKDLQKEFKEIDEKKQRNDGLKPHVNGNLLLDIEIARVKLEKGDLVEVRDILDAIGKTLDVQDSVPLRVTGAYYSCNASYYQVKKDFNNFYYTSLLYLSTITSEEQQQRLTQLEQQQLAYNLCIAALLGDNIYNFGELLQHPIISSISNDKEYEWLFRFLNALTEGDFQKFDQISKERIPKVPILAQHESFLRQKICLMTLVESVFAKSIRTLSFRDIADATFLPIDSVEHLVMRSISLGLLKGSIDQVQQLVTITWVQPRIINQEQIKKMKDNLIKWQDEVSKLGNKIEGRGKSIWV, encoded by the coding sequence ATGACACACGAAATTGACACCATATTATCTACATTGAAGCAGGAAGTCAATAGTGAATTGGCCCCATTATTCGACGATTTTGAAGACTTGTATGAGAGGAAGCTATGGCATCAGTTAACTGAGAAGCTAGCGatttttttccatgatAGCAAATCAGAATCGTTCAGACTTCGCCTTTATACCCAATTTGTCAGTAAGTTCATTGACAAGATAAACCAATTGAATGTTGTTGAGTTTTTGTTGCAAGCATTACAAGAAAACGATGACACAGAAGAATCATTACAATATCTAAAGGATCTTCAAAaggaattcaaagaaattgatgaaaagaagcaaagaaacGATGGTTTAAAACCTCATGTAAATGGGAACTTGTTGTTAGATATTGAGATTGCTCGTgtgaaattggaaaaggGGGACCTAGTTGAGGTCAGAGACATCCTAGACGCTATTGGGAAAACACTTGATGTTCAAGATTCGGTACCTCTCAGAGTTACCGGTGCCTACTACTCGTGTAACGCTTCCTATTACCAAGTAAAGAAAgacttcaacaatttctATTATACCAGTCTTTTATATCTCTCAACAATCACTTCGGAAGAACAACAGCAGCGATTGACACAACTCgaacaacaacaattggCATACAATTTGTGCATTGCAGCATTGTTAGGTGACAATATCTATAATTTCGGTGAACTACTTCAGCATCCAATTATTTCAAGTATTTCAAACGATAAAGAATACGAATGGTTATTCAGATTCTTGAACGCATTAACTGAAGGGGATTTCCAAAAGTTTgatcaaatttcaaaagaaagaattccCAAGGTACCAATCTTAGCTCAACATGAGTCATTCTTGAGACAAAAGATTTGTTTGATGACTCTAGTAGAAAGCGTGTTTGCAAAGTCTATCAGAACGTTGTCTTTCCGCGATATTGCAGATGCCACATTTTTACCTATCGACAGTGTTGAACATTTAGTAATGAGAAGTATCAGCTTAGGATTGTTGAAGGGATCAATAGATCAAGTCCAACAATTGGTTACAATTACGTGGGTTCAGCCTAGGATCATCAACCAAGAGCaaattaaaaaaatgaaagataaCTTGATAAAATGGCAAGATGAAGTGTCGAAATTGGGTAATAAGATTGAAGGAAGGGGTAAAAGTATTTGGGTATAA
- the DYN2 gene encoding dynein light chain (similar to uniprot|Q02647 Saccharomyces cerevisiae YDR424C DYN2 Cytoplasmic light chain dynein microtubule motor protein): MSKPVLKASDITDELRDEIFELSSNATANYKLEREIAAYIKKQLDVSQGETWHVIVGKNFGSYVTHEKGYFVYFYIGPLAFLVFKTA, encoded by the exons ATGTCGAAAC CTGTTCTAAAAGCTTCTGATATC ACTGATGAATTAAGAGATGAGATCTTCGAATTGAGTTCAAATGCAACGGCGAATTAtaaattggaaagagaGATCGCAGCATatatcaagaaacaattaGATGTGTCACAAGGAGAAACTTGGCACGTAATTGTGGGTAAAAATTTCGGATCATACGTCACTCACGAAAAGGGCTACTTTGTTTACTTCTACATTGGCCCATTGGCATTCTTGGTGTTCAAGACGGCCTAG
- a CDS encoding kinesin family protein (some similarities with uniprot|P28742 Saccharomyces cerevisiae YBL063W KIP1 Kinesin-related motor protein required for mitotic spindle assembly and chromosome segregation; functionally redundant with Cin8p): MSENVQVVIRLRPVHTKTNFKVQNQTISTVEPPLRSFNFDHIFDTSSSQTDIPGELCSKYVLHALEGYNACIFAYGQTGSGKTYTMRGTNSNPGIIPLLCRDLFDALELDKTTVSSVSITYFEIYNEKLIDLLGDTSPRVRETNDKKTFVQDITTFKVNRVEEVLEYLSIGDSKRSVASTRMNMESSRSHAIFTLSIKQQEPDGSIRESDLKLVDLAGSERANATMGIDNGKRMKEGANINKSLSTLGRCISQLAKNSKHLIPYRDSLLTWVLKENLGGNSKTCMIACISPIDLEESLSTLRYATTAKEIKLRATMNEIVPNINEDMKAAVEAAASSRKELEMLKSEMSSLQSEYNIKSEQWKTHEKLLVRFNHITKLNDYLENQLTNEITKSQSLQNENKLSRLEMSNVQTALLGVVGALFSNNNHDTKIMEATKLVSDFDDFVSRLDDDIASFT, encoded by the coding sequence ATGAGTGAAAATGTGCAGGTTGTTATTCGTTTACGACCGGTACACACGAAGACGAATTTTAAGgttcaaaatcaaactaTATCTACTGTGGAACCACCACTGAGGTCATTCAATTTCGATCATATATTTGATACATCGTCATCACAGACTGATATACCTGGAGAGTTATGTTCCAAGTACGTCTTGCATGCCCTGGAAGGTTATAATGCTTGCATTTTTGCATATGGACAGACGGGATCTGGTAAAACATACACAATGCGTGGGACTAATTCAAACCCAGGAATTATCCCGTTACTTTGCCGTGACTTATTTGATGCCTTAGAACTGGATAAAACAACGGTATCTTCCGTGTCAATAACATACTTTGAGATTTACAACGAGAAACTTATAGATTTATTAGGCGATACATCGCCGAGGGTGCgtgaaacaaatgataaGAAAACTTTTGTACAGGACATCACTACTTTCAAAGTAAACAGAGTGGAAGAAGTGTTGGAGTATTTGTCTATAGGTGACTCAAAAAGATCTGTTGCATCAACTCGGATGAATATGGAATCCAGCCGCTCGCATGCCATATTTACGTTGTCAATCAAGCAGCAGGAACCTGATGGTTCCATTCGTGAAAGCGATTTGAAACTAGTTGATTTGGCGGGAAGTGAAAGAGCAAACGCTACTATGGGTATCGATAACGGTAAGAGAATGAAAGAGGGAGcaaatataaataaatcATTGAGTACTCTTGGCAGATGTATATCCCAGCTTGCAAAGAACTCGAAACATTTAATTCCATACAGAGATTCGTTGTTGACGTGGGTTTTAAAAGAGAACCTCGGCGGTAACTCTAAAACTTGCATGATCGCATGTATTTCGCCAATTGACCTTGAGGAATCTTTATCCACCCTTCGTTATGCTACTACGGcgaaagaaattaaattACGTGCAACCATGAACGAGATTGTTCCGAATATTAACGAAGACATGAAAGCAGCAGTGGAAGCAGCGGCATCAAGTAGAAAAGAGTTAGAAATGCTTAAATCAGAGATGAGTTCATTACAATCCGAGTACAACATTAAGTCGGAACAATGGAAAACTCATGAGAAACTGTTGGTTCGATTCAATCACATAACAAAGTTGAATGATTATCTAGAAAATCAGCTTACGAATGAAATAACCAAATCTCAGAGCttacaaaatgaaaacaagcTTTCCAGACTCGAAATGAGCAATGTACAGACCGCTCTACTGGGTGTTGTGGGTGCCCTATTtagtaataataatcaTGACACGAAGATTATGGAGGCAACAAAGTTGGTCTCGgattttgatgatttcgTATCCCGGCTAGATGATGACATTGCTAGTTTTACATAA
- the MRPL39 gene encoding mitochondrial 54S ribosomal protein bL33m (similar to uniprot|P36533 Saccharomyces cerevisiae YML009C MRPL39 Mitochondrial ribosomal protein of the large subunit): MAKAKTKTTVIKLISTAMTGVSRHVTINRAAPLVTQVRYDPVAKRHVLFKEAKKRKVAERKPLDFLRTARR; the protein is encoded by the coding sequence ATGGCCAAGGCTAAGACAAAGACTACAGTTATCAAACTGATATCAACTGCTATGACAGGTGTGAGCCGTCATGTCACGATAAATAGAGCTGCACCATTAGTGACGCAGGTGAGGTACGACCCTGTAGCTAAACGTCATGTTTTGTTCAAAGAGGccaagaaaagaaaggTTGCAGAGAGGAAACCATTGGACTTCTTACGTACCGCAAGACGTTAA
- the SPT5 gene encoding transcription elongation factor SPT5 (similar to uniprot|P27692 YML010W Saccharomyces cerevisiae SPT5 Protein that forms a complex with Spt4p and mediates both activation and inhibition of transcription elongation), giving the protein MSGTAEESDKAEAVSVPETVSGSVESQDKEHNSTSSSSDSTDVVGGKKRTIDEVDGSSENNSASVDQLKDAPTDSKPKTEATEDSPIRGNQGNNQENSQENKDDEDDEDDNDDDDNDDDDDEDEDVESYRKKQRRERNRFLDIEAEVSEDEDDEEDEEDSELVREGFITRGDEEDEEDRGGRVDDRLHRELDQNLQKTADEDMHKIAEDFKKRYGRDSSKDYRVQTQGGYVPQRFMLPSVDTAIIWSVRCRPGKEKELVRKLLNKKFNLDKSMGSKKLKILSIFQRDNYTGRIYIEAPKQSVIEKFVNGVPDVYSNQKLLIPVQELPLLLKPTKSDEVRLDVGSYVRIKRGIYKNDLAVIDQISQNNLEALLKIVPRLDYGKNDEIDPDTNQRKAKRATFASRPPPQLFNPTMALRLDQANLFKRDDRHFTYRKEDYVDGYLFKSFKIQYLDTKNIQPTVEELSRFGSKEGDVDLAAIAQTMKKAQASKAMFQPGDRVEVLTGEQRGSRGVVTRSSKDVISVKLSGFSDKSLEFPIASLRKIFELGDHVTVIAGEHEGNAGLVLLVQNGQVTFVSDQTRENLTISANNLSKSMDSTPTSSEYALHDIVELSAKNVACVIQAGHDIFKIIDDSGKVATVTKGSILAKINVARAKVAAVDGNGREIKIGDVVREKIGSRREGQVLYVQNQHIFIRSKTITENAGVFVVNPMNVEAVASKENLMSSALDLSKINPNIASKMGPPQTTQQTRLVGRDVALNKTVRIRSAGYKGQLGIVKDVNGDKATIELHSKNKHITIDKRKLTYFSHEGGEGITYDELVSRRGRTPHTRLGPSYVSAPRHMAAGGAVATNTPQQLPGGMTPGWNAFDGGKTPAVGQNGGTSSWGGASTWGGQGPGGASAWGGAAGNTSTWGGQGATSTWGGASTWGNKSSYGGASSWAASGESGAASAWGGGNKSSYGGTSTWGGNQGGVSAWGGSGNKSQRSKNTGGSSTWGNNQSQHNSGERSAWGNASQHNNSGNRSAWGNQDARGGGSTWGGNN; this is encoded by the coding sequence ATGAGCGGTACTGCTGAGGAATCCGATAAAGCAGAGGCTGTTTCTGTACCTGAAACAGTTTCTGGGTCAGTTGAGAGTCAAGATAAGGAGCATAACTCtacttcatcttcgtctgATTCTACAGATGTGGTTGGAGGCAAGAAAAGAACTAtcgatgaagttgatgGGAGTTCTGAAAACAACTCTGCATCTGTCGATCAGTTAAAGGACGCTCCTACTGATTCTAAACCAAAGACAGAGGCTACTGAAGATAGTCCAATTAGGGGAAATCAAGGGAACAATCAAGAAAACAGtcaagaaaacaaagacgatgaagatgatgaagatgacaatgacgacgatgacaatgacgatgacgatgacgaagatgaagatgtcGAATCATATAGGAAGAAGCAACGTCgtgaaagaaacagattCTTGGATATTGAAGCCGAAGTCAGTGAAGACGAAgacgacgaagaagatgaagaagattcagaACTAGTTCGTGAAGGTTTCATTACTCGCGGtgacgaagaagacgaagagGATCGTGGTGGTAGAGTTGATGACAGACTGCATAGAGAATtagatcaaaatcttcaaaaaaCTGCGGATGAAGACATGCACAAGATCGCTGAAGACTTCAAGAAACGTTATGGTCGTGACTCTTCCAAAGATTACCGTGTACAAACTCAAGGTGGGTATGTACCTCAGAGGTTTATGTTACCAAGTGTTGATACTGCTATTATTTGGTCCGTTCGTTGTAGACCAGGGAAGGAGAAAGAACTAGTGAGAAAGTTGCTAAATAAGAAGTTTAACTTGGATAAATCTATGGGCTCtaaaaaattaaagattCTGTCCATCTTCCAAAGAGACAATTACACAGGAAGAATCTATATCGAAGCTCCAAAACAATCTGTTATCGAAAAATTTGTCAACGGTGTTCCAGATGTCTATTCTAATCAAAAGCTTTTGATTCCCGTGCAAGAACTACCTTTACTATTAAAGCCTACCAAGTCAGATGAAGTGAGACTTGATGTTGGTTCTTATGTTAGAATTAAAAGGGGTATTTATAAGAATGATTTGGCAGTCATTGATCAAATTAGTCAGAACAACTTAGAAGCTCTATTAAAGATTGTACCCAGATTAGACTACGGTAAAAATGACGAAATCGACCCAGATACAAATCAGAGAAAGGCAAAGAGAGCAACGTTTGCTAGTAGGCCTCCTCCTCAATTATTTAACCCTACTATGGCATTAAGGTTAGACCAAGCCAActtattcaaaagagatgACAGGCACTTCACTTACAGGAAGGAAGATTATGTTGACGGTtatcttttcaaatcttttaAGATTCAGTATCTTGATACAAAGAATATCCAACCTACGGTGGAAGAATTATCAAGGTTCGGCAGTAAAGAAGGTGATGTCGATCTAGCAGCTATTGCTCAAACTATGAAAAAAGCTCAAGCTTCTAAAGCTATGTTTCAACCAGGTGACCGTGTTGAAGTGTTGACCGGGGAACAACGTGGATCTAGAGGTGTGGTGACTAGAAGTTCTAAAGACGTCATCAGCGTTAAACTATCGGGCTTTTCAGATAAATCATTAGAGTTCCCAATTGCATCTCTAAGAAAAATTTTCGAACTTGGTGACCATGTCACAGTAATAGCTGGTGAACATGAAGGTAACGCTGGTTTGGTTCTTTTGGTGCAGAACGGTCAAGTCACATTTGTTTCTGACCAAACTAGAGAAAATTTGACAATCTCTGCGAATAACTTGAGTAAATCTATGGATTCTACTCCGACATCAAGCGAGTACGCTCTACATGACATTGTTGAGTTAAGTGCCAAAAACGTGGCATGTGTGATCCAGGCTGGAcatgatattttcaagatTATTGACGACTCCGGTAAAGTGGCTACTGTTACTAAAGGCTCAATTCTTGCCAAGATCAATGTAGCAAGAGCGAAAGTAGCTGCTGTCGATGGTAATGGTAGAGAAATAAAAATTGGCGATGTAGTAAGAGAAAAGATCGGTTCCCGTAGAGAGGGACAAGTACTCTACGTTCAAAACCAACATATTTTCATTAGATCGAAAACAATAACGGAAAATGCCGGTGTTTTCGTTGTTAATCCAATGAATGTCGAGGCTGTCGcctcaaaagaaaacttgaTGTCGTCAGCATTGGATTTATCTAAAATAAATCCAAATATTGCGTCTAAGATGGGACCACCACAAACTACTCAGCAGACGCGGTTAGTTGGCCGTGACGTCGCTTTGAACAAAACTGTTAGGATACGTTCTGCGGGATACAAGGGGCAGTTGGGTATTGTCAAAGACGTCAATGGAGATAAGGCTACTATTGAATTGCACTCCAAAAATAAGCATATTACAAtagacaaaagaaaacttaCTTACTTCAGTCATGAAGGTGGTGAAGGTATAACATACGATGAACTTGTTAGTAGACGTGGTAGAACTCCACATACCAGATTGGGCCCAAGCTATGTCAGTGCACCAAGACACATGGCTGCCGGTGGTGCGGTGGCAACGAACACTCCGCAACAACTTCCTGGTGGAATGACTCCTGGTTGGAATGCATTTGATGGCGGTAAAACTCCTGCGGTTGGCCAGAACGGAGGAACTTCATCCTGGGGTGGTGCTTCGACATGGGGCGGACAAGGCCCTGGTGGTGCTTCTGCCTGGGGTGGAGCTGCTGGAAACACTTCCACCTGGGGTGGGCAAGGTGCTACATCAACTTGGGGTGGTGCGTCCACTTGGGGTAATAAATCTAGTTATGGAGGCGCCTCTTCTTGGGCAGCAAGCGGAGAATCAGGAGCAGCTTCTGCCTGGGGCGGTGGCAATAAATCAAGCTATGGAGGTACTTCTACCTGGGGTGGTAACCAGGGAGGTGTCTCTGCCTGGGGTGGCAGTGGTAATAAATCACAACGATCTAAAAACACCGGTGGAAGTTCCACTTGGGGTAACAATCAATCGCAGCATAACTCAGGAGAGAGATCCGCATGGGGCAATGCATCCCAACACAACAATAGCGGCAATAGATCTGCTTGGGGTAATCAGGATGCTAGAGGTGGTGGAAGTACGTGGGGTGGAAATAATTAG
- the SNX41 gene encoding Snx41p (weakly similar to uniprot|Q04053 Saccharomyces cerevisiae YDR425W SNX41 Sorting nexin that mediates retrieval from endosomes), producing the protein MNVFDGSDEEDNNPFSGTTHLYASGIAAVTDGPDDYDFTEPSINGSSDENAQSNAVAEPIEETDEPAEEIDDDTLQTWRFASAELSRSSAFETSYTNLLGQGKNPEVIRIVDAGQYRDIYGKYAIGYKIEFGGIVVTRRYSEFDSLRQSLCRLLPTIIIPPIPSKHPIIKYLFNPLHAKKDIKIIERRQRLLSRFLNNCHKVREIRNHIVFQKFLNPEYFWKEVLNTPPISILPMNNLLAPPLNPTKPSPIHLLLPTPTVLTMRKHEQLIGRNDVMEIKFADYDSDLIRYKAILQPLNKTVRSIRSNIQTYSAVLSELGAYFNAFSLENSVFQVSALFEQMNRLSMGIEKTGQAIDVNYVSAEIFSEAIMISLEEGSKEMLQFIHEAQRVLHFRNFKQEQFYTIETTIKKRKDRIRELKEADLQAVRLGEALKLNAEESPTVAQVMDSMTRKSANKNHTDKQIMGLFRSSASPNNKSGSDSISSEVEPHLLTKDERVVQVNKLEKELEKLNECFKLIEKDLQQVNESMDNSLNNLEKYFHEKWFLIFRELAHNITSWLKDCSESWKNAKQSIDSI; encoded by the coding sequence ATGAATGTATTTGATGGATCTGACGAAGAGGACAACAATCCGTTCAGTGGAACCACCCACCTTTATGCATCTGGGATAGCGGCTGTAACAGATGGTCCCGACGATTATGACTTCACGGAGCCATCAATAAATGGTAGCAGTGACGAGAATGCTCAATCCAATGCAGTAGCTGAACCGATCGAGGAAACTGACGAGCCAGCCGAGGAAATTGACGATGATACATTACAGACTTGGAGATTTGCTAGTGCTGAACTTTCGAGGTCCAGTGCGTTTGAGACTTCGTATACGAACCTTTTAGGGCAAGGCAAAAATCCAGAAGTAATACGTATTGTTGATGCAGGCCAATATAGAGACATTTATGGCAAATATGCAATCGGTTATAAGATCGAATTTGGAGGCATTGTGGTAACTAGGAGATATTCTGAATTCGACTCATTAAGGCAATCTTTATGCAGGTTGTTACCTACAATTATTATACCACCcattccttcaaagcacCCCATTATAAAGTATTTGTTCAATCCTTTGCATGCAAAGAAGgatatcaaaattataGAAAGAAGACAGAGGCTATTATCAAGGTTTTTAAATAACTGCCATAAAGTGAGAGAGATAAGGAATCATATCGTgtttcaaaaattcttgaatCCAGAATATTTCTGGAAGGAAGTTTTAAATACCCCACCGATCTCAATCCTACCAATGAATAATCTTTTAGCGCCTCCATTAAATCCCACGAAACCAAGCCCCATACATTTATTATTGCCAACACCTACGGTGCTGACAATGCGTAAGCATGAACAATTGATAGGCCGGAACGATGTGATGGAGATCAAGTTCGCGGATTACGATTCAGATCTCATCAGGTACAAGGCGATCCTACAACCTTTGAACAAGACCGTTAGAAGTATAAGGTCGAATATTCAAACTTATTCGGCTGTTTTATCTGAACTCGGCGCGTATTTCAACGCGTTCAGTCTAGAGAATAGCGTGTTTCAAGTGAGTGcattatttgaacaaatgAATCGTCTATCGATGGGAATAGAGAAGACAGGTCAAGCAATCGATGTGAATTATGTTAGTGCAGAGATATTTAGTGAAGCAATCATGATCAGTCTAGAAGAGGGAAGCAAAGAAATGCTTCAGTTCATTCATGAAGCACAAAGAGTTCTTCACTTCAGAAATTTCAAGCAAGAACAATTTTACACAATTGAAACTACGATaaagaagaggaaagaTAGAATCCgtgaattgaaagaggcAGACCTACAAGCTGTACGATTGGGCGAGGCATTGAAATTAAATGCAGAGGAATCACCCACCGTTGCTCAAGTTATGGACTCCATGACGCGTAAGTCAGCAAACAAGAATCACACGGACAAACAGATAATGGGGCTTTTCAGGTCATCAGCATCTCCAAACAACAAGTCTGGATCTGATTCGATTTCAAGTGAAGTCGAACCTCATCTTCTAACTAAAGACGAACGGGTTGTACAGGTAAACAAACTAGAAAAGGAACTTGAAAAACTGAATGAATGTTTCAAACTCATCGAAAAGGACTTACAACAAGTCAATGAGTCAATGGATAACTCTTTGAATAACTTAgagaaatatttccatGAGAAGTGGTTCCTCATTTTCCGCGAACTAGCCCACAATATAACATCATGGTTAAAGGATTGTTCAGAGTCTTGGAAAAATGCCAAACAGTCTATAGATAGCATATAA
- the NCS6 gene encoding Ncs6p (some similarities with uniprot|P53088 Saccharomyces cerevisiae YGL211W NCS6 Protein with a role in urmylation and in invasive and pseudohyphal growth), with protein MFTPPTDPKKSVKVKVSQLCELCHARKAVMKRPKNLQRICKECFFSVFETEIHNTIVSNNLFHRGERIAVGASGGKDSTVLAYVLKLLNDRHDYGVEIVLLSIDEGIVGYRDDSLATVKRNQVQYDLPLEIVSYKDLYNWTMDEIVACAGIRNSCTYCGVFRRQALDRGAAKLGIKHVVTGHNADDMAETVLMNILRGDVARLEKSTSILTQSSGSPIKRSKPFKYSYQKEIVLYAHYKKLDYFSTECSYAPEAFRGTARELMKNLEAIRPSCIIDIIHSGESLKLKPKRAKKAPPPSHMEIRPDGSVSLQNEFIDGNRCERCGYLSSNKICKACMLLEGLEQNRAKIQLEKDSTTEGAAKLSRTLEKLQF; from the coding sequence ATGTTTACACCACCGACTGATCCGAAGAAATCCGTCAAGGTAAAGGTCTCACAGCTCTGTGAACTATGCCATGCGAGAAAGGCAGTGATGAAAAGACCGAAGAATTTACAACGGATCTGTAAAGAGtgtttcttctctgtaTTCGAGACAGAAATACATAACACCATTGTATCAAACAACCTTTTTCACCGAGGCGAACGTATTGCAGTCGGTGCTTCTGGAGGTAAAGATTCCACGGTCTTAGCATACGTTTTAAAGCTTTTGAATGATCGCCATGATTATGGAGTTGAGATTGTTCTTTTGAGTATTGATGAGGGTATTGTCGGATATAGAGACGATTCGTTAGCTACAGTGAAGAGAAATCAAGTACAGTATGACCTTCCGTTGGAAATAGTATCTTATAAAGATTTGTACAATTGGACAATGGATGAGATCGTAGCATGCGCTGGCATAAGAAACAGTTGTACCTATTGCGGAGTCTTCAGGCGACAAGCTCTAGACAGAGGAGCTGCCAAGCTAGGAATCAAACATGTAGTTACTGGTCATAATGCGGATGATATGGCGGAAACCGTCTTGATGAACATTTTACGTGGTGATGTTGCCAGGCTGGAAAAATCAACATCCATTCTTACTCAGAGTAGTGGGTCACCGATCAAGAGGTCGAAGCCGTTCAAGTATTCATaccaaaaggaaattgtCTTGTATGCCCACTATAAGAAATTAGACTACTTTTCAACCGAGTGTTCTTATGCCCCGGAAGCGTTTAGAGGTACCGCTAGAGAACTCATGAAGAACCTGGAAGCAATCAGACCAAGTTGCATTATCGACATCATTCACAGCGGAGAAAGCTTGAAGCTAAAACCAAAGCGCGCTAAGAAGGCACCACCACCAAGTCACATGGAAATACGGCCCGATGGCTCAGTGTCATTACAAAATGAGTTTATCGATGGAAACAGATGCGAAAGATGCGGATATCTTTCCAGTAATAAGATATGTAAAGCGTGCATGCTTTTAGAGGGATTGGAACAAAACAGAGCTAAGATCCAACttgaaaaagattcaaCTACTGAGGGAGCTGCAAAACTATCAAGAACTCTTGAGAAATTACAGTTCTGA
- the TIF35 gene encoding translation initiation factor eIF3 core subunit g (similar to uniprot|Q04067 YDR429C Saccharomyces cerevisiae TIF35 Subunit of the core complex of translation initiation factor 3(eIF3)), which yields MSAIPEPRIIENDDGSKTVISFKIQDGKKYKVTQKVKEITVTEKVNKNIALRRNWKKYGADKGAAPGPDISTTQLGEELELDLSPNWKEMEEEKAKEKAANSTQKVITCRICGGAHFTMHCPYKDTLGKKPTTSAGLDPAIGGGDMSAQGGSGSGRYVPPSLRAGARDPSSNAYQDQRERDDAKTIRLTQVNELADEEVLKRELLFPFGEIPRVFVVKNPETGRSRGVAYVTFQTEEIAAQALKLLEGRGFMNFMLHAEWSKPKPKKEE from the coding sequence ATGTCAGCTATTCCTGAACCAAGAATCATCGAGAATGACGATGGTTCCAAAACCGTCATCAGTTTCAAAATCCAAGATGGTAAGAAGTACAAGGTTACGCAGAAGGTTAAGGAAATTACTGTCACCGAGAAAGTTAACAAGAACATCGCCTtgagaagaaattggaagaaatatgGTGCTGATAAGGGAGCTGCCCCAGGACCAGATATTTCAACCACTCAATTAGGTGAAGAATTAGAGTTAGACTTGTCTCCTAACTGGAAGgaaatggaagaagaaaaggcAAAGGAGAAGGCTGCTAACTCGACTCAAAAGGTAATTACTTGTAGAATTTGTGGTGGTGCGCATTTCACCATGCATTGTCCGTACAAAGACACTTTGGGAAAGAAACCTACTACATCTGCTGGTTTAGACCCGGCTATCGGTGGTGGAGATATGAGCGCTCAAGGAGGCTCTGGCTCTGGCAGATACGTGCCACCATCCCTACGTGCTGGTGCTCGTGATCCATCTTCTAATGCTTACCAAGACCAAAGAGAACGTGATGATGCAAAGACTATTAGATTGACCCAGGTTAACGAACTtgcagatgaagaagtgCTTAAAAGAGAATTACTCTTCCCATTCGGTGAGATTCCTAGAGTATTCGTCGTCAAGAACCCAGAAACTGGTAGATCCCGTGGTGTTGCTTACGTTACTTTCcaaactgaagaaattgctgctcaagctttgaaattattgGAAGGCAGAGGTTTCATGAATTTCATGTTACACGCAGAATGGTCTAAGccaaaaccaaagaaagaagaatga